The stretch of DNA ATGGCTCCTGCTCGCTGACTGTGGATGGATTCATGTGTCACTACACCTACCGGGGGATGTGCCCTTCTCTGAAGAGTGAGGGAGGCGGACctgctctgtataccacccctttcAGCCTGCTCAGCACCATCCTCACTCACATTCCCTTTGGCTCAGTGGCCACCCTTCCCTGCCCAGATAATGAAGACAGCTTAGGAGACCAGTCTGTTCTTTGCATGCTGAGGGAAGACGGGAGTGTGGGCTGGTCAAAGGATTCCCCCCTCTGCTCTGATGGCCTCCAGGACTGGTGTGAAGAAGAAAATGGTGGCTGTGAACATTTCTGTCAGAATGCTGAAACACAGTATTACTGTGAGTGTTCTGACGGCTTCACACTGGCAGAGGACGGCCAGACCTGCCAGCCGAACCATTCCTGTGGCAATGCCAACTGTGAGTTTGACTGTGAGGAGACCGCTAAGGGATTCCGCTGCAAATGTCCAAACGGATACCTGCTGGCACCTGATGGACGCAACTGCCTGGATGTGGATGAGTGTCTCCGGGCCCCCTGCCTTCATATATGCACCAATGCTCCTGGGACATTCGAGTGCCACTGTAACCAGGGCTACGAGCCCGATGAAGATGGCGAGTGTGTGGATGTTGACGAATGCAACGATTCCAGTCACTGTGAACACCGATGTGAGAACGCACCCGGTTCCTTTGCCTGCCACTGCCGCCAAGGCTACACTGAGCTGCCCGACGATCCAGGCTTTTGCCAGGACGTGGATGAGTGCCAGACCTCCGCCATCTGCCACCAGAAGTGTCTCAACTATATGGGTGGGTTTGAGTGCTATTGTGAGGCAGGGTATGAGCTGCAGTCAGACCAGTACTCCTGCATGGCTATTACAGACGGCGATGACCAGTATTCATCAACAACCACCTCGTCCTACCAAACCTGGGTTACAGACCAAGACTGGGTTACAGACCCCACACGTTTGGAGTGGCTGACCGAGCAGGCAGTCCTTGAGAGGCTTCCGACTGACCTGGGCTGGTTTACAGAGGCCCCGCATGAGGAGACAACATCTACACCGGTTCGTCGCAGGCCGTCGGATGGCCATAACTCACAATGGGGTGTTCTCGCACGCAGAAAGCCCGCTCGGAACACTGTCACACCCTCACCCAGCTCCTCCAGTGATCCCTCAGTGGTGTCCAGGGTTAGTGACAGCCACCGCCCAGCAGTCCAGAATGACAAGGGAGCTGGGAGAGTGGTAGAAACCCCAGACATAGACTCTGACGCTAAGGCCACCACCACCACGCTCAGAGTCCCACCTCCAGCCCAAACAGTGTTTGCATCAGGGGCCCAGTGGCCTCAGAGTAAAGGCAAAAGGAAGGATGACAAGAGCTGGCTACTAGTAGCACTCCTGGTGCCCCTGTGTGTTTTCATTGTGGTGATGCTGGCTCTAGGCATTGTGTACTGCACTAGCTGTGCTGTAGAACAAAACAAGAGCATCACTGACTGTTACCGCTGGATCAGCACCTCCAAGTCAGAGGGGGAAAACAAGGTGAAATCTCGTGCTTGACCATTAGAGGTGACACTGTCTTTTTAGTGAATAGTTCTGAAAGAGGGGGGTGAATAGGGAACAGGGTTGAATAAAAGGACACAGACAGGATCCAGACCACCCATCTGATGGCCTCTGCTGCCACCACTTGTGAAACTGGACCCCTGCAATACTCCCGTGGAACATCCCAGCGTCTCTGAAGTCCATGTAGGAAGAATGCTTATTTTTGGTGCTCCAAAAATCACGACCATGTTTAAATGAagcagtgtttttttttgttttttttgacGTTGTAAAGATCTGATAAATGGTCATGAGGACAAGGGGATATGACGTCGTCGAGAGGAAGTGGATCCTATTTCACTGCTGGTGCTTTTTTTTGCCCACCGTCAGAAAATATCTTAAGTAATTGTTAAAGTAAATAAAGTTAACAGCATTATGTGGTGTAGACCTCGTCGTTGAGGCTGCTCATAATAAACAGAATAAACTTCAGTGTACTAATTTAAGAAACCCAGATGAGAAACAATCCCATCACATGAATTCTGTGGAGGTGAAAAGAAACGCTCCAATTATATAATATTTGGATATGTTGCCGTTTGTGATGTTTACCCACGTGTGTTAGTCAGGCCTAATCAAATTGTGTCCTTCTAGATGCACTGAATATGCATTGGATTTGAATAAAATCAATAAACCATTGCTGTTTTGTTTGATTGATGTACCTCATACCGTGAAATTATTAGGAATATTGTGTAATTTAGACTATCCCAAAAGCctagtagtggttagagtgttagactacaaacagagaggtttcaagttcaaatccctgagctgacaaggtacagatctgtcggtcttcccctgaacaggcagttaacccactgttcctaggccgtccttgaaaataagaatttgttcttaactgacttgcctagttaaataaaggtaaaaaaaacagcAAGAGAAATTCGTGTTTTTATCTGCCTATTTTTGCCTTTAATTGGGAAACAGCGCCCCCAAGCGGTAGGGCCTAGGCCTATATTTGTAAAAGATTATAGTAGATTTACAACTGTATCCCTTTCACGAACCAAAAATGTGGGGTTCTCTTCTCCTTAAGTTAAGACTCTATCTATTAGGTCAGAACACATCAtaatcatcataatcatcaggacTTTTACTTAGCCTATAGTAAGTGATCATGCTATAATTGCTTCTACTTCTAATTACATCTACTTATTTTTCCTAATTTTTGTAACACTTCCTATGAATACCCTCTTTATAATGCAGTACAGCAAaatagagtatagttcagtacagtacagtacaatatatgTTACTgtatactgtcctctactctagtgtgctctactgtactaaactctactgtacagtacagtacggtactttattgtactgacctatactcttcTCTAATTGTCTTTACTGTGtactacactctactgtactatactgtaatgtGCTGTCCAAACCAAATGTTTGAAGCAGGCGTTATGATTGGTTCAGAATTGGACGGACTATATTTCAGATACTTTTCAACGTCCATGGATATCTGGTGTTGGTCAGTGCTCAGCGGGTGAGAGGGCA from Oncorhynchus kisutch isolate 150728-3 linkage group LG28, Okis_V2, whole genome shotgun sequence encodes:
- the LOC109883605 gene encoding endosialin-like; protein product: MGKMICALRSFALLWACWLPWTLGQELQEQDALCAAGGCYAVYFQRKTFRESARFCKDKGGTLATLKSSEEVAVVHELLSSVEQRGPRARVRLWMGLHRQPRQCSATRPLRGFQWITGEQDTQYTNWLRADSPSTCAAPRCVVMSVNTAADTREQHDNFKWLDGSCSLTVDGFMCHYTYRGMCPSLKSEGGGPALYTTPFSLLSTILTHIPFGSVATLPCPDNEDSLGDQSVLCMLREDGSVGWSKDSPLCSDGLQDWCEEENGGCEHFCQNAETQYYCECSDGFTLAEDGQTCQPNHSCGNANCEFDCEETAKGFRCKCPNGYLLAPDGRNCLDVDECLRAPCLHICTNAPGTFECHCNQGYEPDEDGECVDVDECNDSSHCEHRCENAPGSFACHCRQGYTELPDDPGFCQDVDECQTSAICHQKCLNYMGGFECYCEAGYELQSDQYSCMAITDGDDQYSSTTTSSYQTWVTDQDWVTDPTRLEWLTEQAVLERLPTDLGWFTEAPHEETTSTPVRRRPSDGHNSQWGVLARRKPARNTVTPSPSSSSDPSVVSRVSDSHRPAVQNDKGAGRVVETPDIDSDAKATTTTLRVPPPAQTVFASGAQWPQSKGKRKDDKSWLLVALLVPLCVFIVVMLALGIVYCTSCAVEQNKSITDCYRWISTSKSEGENKVKSRA